A single uncultured Acetobacterium sp. DNA region contains:
- a CDS encoding flavodoxin family protein, whose protein sequence is MKTMIVREYHDFILPDSYTLDLSKQNIKGCTGCWTCWWKTPGRCIHHDLDLFYHHYITSEKVSFYLTVSQGFVSGKLKTLFDRMIPLFLPYTNYASGESMHDKRYDRYPDIEIHYQDTFLDPAEKKVFEDYLQRTFYQFHSKNITLTGDKQGARP, encoded by the coding sequence ATGAAAACAATGATTGTCAGAGAATATCACGATTTTATCCTTCCTGATTCATATACCCTGGATCTAAGCAAGCAAAATATAAAAGGTTGCACCGGCTGTTGGACGTGCTGGTGGAAAACACCAGGGCGCTGTATCCATCATGATTTGGATCTCTTTTACCATCACTATATCACCTCAGAAAAGGTCAGCTTTTATCTCACAGTATCCCAGGGGTTTGTCAGTGGCAAGCTGAAAACCCTGTTTGACCGGATGATCCCCCTTTTTCTGCCCTACACCAATTATGCTTCGGGCGAGTCCATGCATGATAAGCGCTATGACCGTTATCCTGATATCGAAATTCACTATCAGGATACTTTTTTAGATCCAGCCGAAAAAAAAGTCTTCGAAGACTATCTGCAGCGAACATTTTACCAGTTTCATAGCAAAAATATCACCTTAACTGGGGACAAGCAAGGAGCTCGACCATGA
- a CDS encoding NAD(P)H-dependent oxidoreductase: protein MKTLILNGSPRADHGNTQLFIDHFQSGLTQPLPVRYILQENPEILALEMNDYDTILLVMPLYIHSMPGIVMKLFEELNPHPTNHKKIGFIVQAGFIESSTARYLEHYLSSLARRLNYTYLGTVVKGDAAACSILPHFFFGKLFKQLNALGAEYEKNGSFDPHLVTKLGNPVDLSKFQVWLLESPLVKRLNQIGWNWILKRNDCFENRFDQPYL, encoded by the coding sequence ATGAAAACACTGATCCTTAACGGCTCCCCCCGGGCTGATCACGGGAATACCCAATTATTTATTGACCATTTTCAATCAGGGCTCACCCAACCGCTGCCGGTTCGCTATATTCTCCAGGAGAACCCAGAAATATTAGCGCTGGAGATGAATGATTATGACACGATCCTGCTGGTGATGCCACTGTACATCCATTCCATGCCCGGGATTGTGATGAAGCTTTTTGAGGAACTGAACCCTCATCCCACCAATCACAAAAAAATCGGTTTTATTGTTCAGGCTGGTTTTATTGAAAGTTCAACCGCACGATATCTGGAACATTATCTTTCATCTTTAGCCCGCCGTTTAAATTACACCTATCTTGGCACCGTCGTTAAGGGGGATGCAGCCGCCTGTTCGATCCTGCCACATTTTTTCTTTGGCAAACTGTTTAAACAGCTCAACGCTTTGGGTGCCGAGTATGAAAAAAACGGATCTTTCGATCCGCACTTAGTCACAAAGCTGGGTAATCCGGTTGATTTATCAAAATTTCAGGTATGGCTATTGGAATCGCCTCTTGTTAAACGACTCAATCAGATTGGGTGGAACTGGATTCTCAAAAGAAACGATTGTTTTGAAAATCGCTTTGATCAGCCTTATCTTTGA